The DNA window TCTTTTGGGGAAAGACCTGATAAAGTCCATGGATGCTAAAAAATTCTTTACGTAGTCGTTGTAAATTTGTCCATAATATGTTGCTGACTGCGTGACTGCCTCTCCCTAAAAAACTTATTTATAGGATAGAGGTGTATGTAGCATGAAAAAAACAAACTCTAGAAAGTTTGCCGCTGCTTTTGCTATGGCAGCCGCTTGTTCTTTTGCCTGGGCCGGTCCCATTTCCACGGTTGCCTGGAACGGCCACGATGGCGCAGTTTCCTTTACTTTTGATGACGGCTATAACCAGCTGGATAAGATTAGCAGTTACCTCAATTCCAATTCGGATGTGAAGGTGACTTTCTTTATTACCGGTGCCATGGGCGCTGGCGGTGGTGATATGAGCGGCTATGTAAATATGGCCAAGAACGGTCACGAAATTGGTAACCACTCCAAGAGCCATAAGAACATGACCGAGGGTGTTGACTTGACTTCGGAAACCAGCGGCTGGAAGTCCAGCCTGCTTTCCAAGGGCGCTCCCGAAGTTTACACTTTTGCAACTCCTTACTGTGCTAGCAATAATAATGTTGCCAACGCCATTAGTAAGGATCATATTGCCAACCGTAACTGCGCCGGTGCTAAATATTATGGCTGGAGCACCGAACCCGCCTGGATGGATATTAGCTCCAATTGTTATACCCAGGGGGGCTCTAGCACTAGTAATGCCAAGAACAACATGGCCTCTGCCAAGAATCAGAAGAGCTGGACGGTTCAGCTGAATCATGGTGTGGGTGTTACCGACACTTACGGCATTGCTGTCAACGACATGACTGCCATTATGGACGAGGCCAAAAAGCAGGGCTTGTGGATTGCTCCCTTTGGTGTGGTGGCTGCCTACTATCGCGCTCACTTTGCTATTGACAAGGCCGAAGCGAGCAATACTTCCGATGGCTTCAAGGTGACTTGGACTTCTCCTCATTCCGCCATGCCCAAGTCCGTTCCCCTTCGCGTGAATATCAAGAACATCTCCGGCAGAACCGTTTCCCAGAAGGGCAAGGTCATCCAGCCTAATTCCGATGGCACTTACACCATCGAATTCATGGCTCTGGAATTGAACGTTACCGGCGAACCTCCCGAAGTAAAGCCTTTCAAGGGTGCCATTGAAATTCCGGGTACAGTGGAAGGTGAAAATTATGATACCTACGCTTATGAACATGCCAATAGCGGTAGCGATACCACCGGCTATCGCACGGATGACGCTGGCATCGTGAAGGCAGGCGCAGGTTATGCTGTGGGCTATACCACTACTGGCGACTACTTCGAGTATACTCTAAACGTAAAGACCGCTGGCAAGTACAAGGTTTCTGTCAATGGCGCTACCGGCAATAATTCCGATGGTACCGTTACCGTTTCCGTGGGATCCCAGAAGGTGGACGTCGCAGTTGCCGCCAAGGGTGACTGGAATACTTATTCCGAAGTCGAAGGGGACGAAATGGAGCTGGCTGCCGGTAAGCAGACTCTTCGCCTTACCATCAATAACGACAACCTGAACGTGGACTGGATCAAGTTTACGAGTGCCACCGCTGAACCGAATCCTGGTACCGATGGCATTCAAAAGGCTGTTCAACTGGATGTGAGTGCTAAAAATCGCAAGCTCTTTGACCTGAACGGCAATCTGATCAAGTCCGGGAACGTTCCTGCTGGTGTTTACATCATGCGGGATGGCCAGGGCAAGTCCATCCGTATTCGCAAATAAGATCTTCTCTCTCTCTCTATGAAAGACTCTCGGGATGTGCTTCCGAGAGTTTTTTGTACAAATTGGCGAAATTTGCTCAAAAACGCCAATCGTTGTAATCCCTTACAACACTATATAGGGGTCTATATTCCAAAATGGAATGAAAAAAATCTAATTCTACAATTAAGGAGACTTATCCTTAGAAAAATGGGATGAGATGTGTTTATGAATAAGAAATTTTTGATCGGTGCAGCCGTGGTTGCTTTGGGCGTATCCGCTGCTTCTTCTCAGGAAATTGGTACTTGGGCAGGCTTCCGCACTGCTGCTGTCAGCTTCACATTTGACGATGGCGCTCCCAGTCAGGTCTCTGATGCGGCCCCTGTGTTCGACAAGTACGGTTACAAGGGTACTTTTAACCTGGTAACAGGCTGGAATCCCAACTGGAGCGGTTTCCAGGGCATGGCCGATACCGGTCACGAAATCGCAAGCCATAGCGACTCTCATGGTCAGAACATGTCTGGTGAAGAAGCTTCCTCCAAGAAGAACATTGAAGGCAAGATCAAGCAGAAATACGGCGTCGTGACTGTCGCTTACCCCAACTGCAACGTCCCCAATGCTTCTGCTGTCAAGAGCAACTATGTGGTGGGTCGTATCTGTAACGGTTCCTGGCAGAGTGTTCCCGATGTGATGGACAAGAATGGTCCTTCCGACTGGACTAAGGTTCCGTCCCTGATGACTGGTTCTACTGGCATCAACACTACCGACGCCTATAAGAACCAGATGAATTCCGCTATCCAGAAGGGCGGTTGGGTCGCATTCTTGACTCACGGCTTCGAAGGCAAGAACAACGGTTCCGCAACCTATTCTCCCACAAACCTCGACGCTATGGAAGGCGCCTTGAAGTGGGCCAAGGAAAATGATTCCAAGGTCTGGGTTGCCCCCATGGGTTTTGTAGGCATGTATATCAAGGAACGTAATGCAGCAAAGATTGCAGAAAAGTCTTCTTCTGGATCCAGCATCACGTACACCTTGACTCATAGCATCGCTGACAATATTTCCAAGTACGATTATCCTCTGTCTATCCGCGTAAAGAGCAGCTGGTCCAAGGTTTCCGCTACTCAGGGTGGCAAGGCCATTGACGCTTCCATCAAGGATGGCTACATCTACTTTGACGCAGTCCCCAATGGTGGCGATATCGTTCTTTCCTCTGATGGCGCAGCTGTTGGTCCCACTCCTACCAGTTCTTCTTCCAACGGTGGCTCCACTCCCGCTTCTAGCGCTTCTACTTCTAGCCCCTTCAAGGGTGCTATCGCAGTACCGGGTACTGTTGAAGCAGAAAACTATGACGTGAATGGCTATTCTCATTCTCAGACGGATAATGATGCTACCGGTTATCGCACTGATGACGCTGGCATCGTGAAGGCTGGTGCAGGTTATGCTGCTGGCTACACCTCTGCAGGCGACTACTATGAATACACCATCGATGTGAAGACTGCTGGCAAGTACAAGGTCACCGTGAATGGTGCTACCGGTAACGCTGCTGATGGTTCCGTGACTATTGCTGTGGGCTCCAGCACTCTGGATGCCACCATCAAGGCAAATGGCGACTGGAATACTTACACCGAAGTTGAAGCTGGCGAAATCACTCTGGCAGCAGGCAAGCAGACTCTGCGTCTCACCATCGGTAACGACAACCTGAATGTGGACTGGATCAAGCTGGAAAACGGCGCTGCAGCTCCTGATGGAATCCACAAGGCTATTCGTCTGGATGTAAGTGCTCAAGAACGTCAGCTGTTCGACATGAACGGTAATCTGGTCAAGTATGAAACTGCTCCTGCAGGTGTTTACATCATGCGCAATGGTCAGGGCAAGTCCATGCAGGTCCGCATTCGCAAATAAATCTCTCTCTACATCCTCCTATGTACCAGCTCCCAGGACAATGCCTCGGGAGCATTTTTCTATCTTTACGCACAATGGGATGCATTTCAAAAACTCGTGTAGTGTTTTTCCTGCTGGTCTTTGCCGCGGGCTCTTTTGCCCAGCTCATGTCTGCCAAGAAGACTGTGTCTGATTCAGTCAAGCTTCAGGAGGATAAGCCTCTGGTTCTTGCAGCGGATTCGCTCCCTGCCAATATCCAGGCGCTGGACGACTCCATCAGTACTGTTAATGCGGCGCCTACTCTGGAAGAAACCGCCAAAAGTGCCGTAATCAATAAGGGTATTGAGTTCGTGAGTCAGACTCTGAAGAATTCCCTCTCGCCTAACTCCGCCGAGGCAGACGCCGCCGAAAAAGCCCTG is part of the Fibrobacter sp. UWEL genome and encodes:
- a CDS encoding carbohydrate-binding protein, whose protein sequence is MKKTNSRKFAAAFAMAAACSFAWAGPISTVAWNGHDGAVSFTFDDGYNQLDKISSYLNSNSDVKVTFFITGAMGAGGGDMSGYVNMAKNGHEIGNHSKSHKNMTEGVDLTSETSGWKSSLLSKGAPEVYTFATPYCASNNNVANAISKDHIANRNCAGAKYYGWSTEPAWMDISSNCYTQGGSSTSNAKNNMASAKNQKSWTVQLNHGVGVTDTYGIAVNDMTAIMDEAKKQGLWIAPFGVVAAYYRAHFAIDKAEASNTSDGFKVTWTSPHSAMPKSVPLRVNIKNISGRTVSQKGKVIQPNSDGTYTIEFMALELNVTGEPPEVKPFKGAIEIPGTVEGENYDTYAYEHANSGSDTTGYRTDDAGIVKAGAGYAVGYTTTGDYFEYTLNVKTAGKYKVSVNGATGNNSDGTVTVSVGSQKVDVAVAAKGDWNTYSEVEGDEMELAAGKQTLRLTINNDNLNVDWIKFTSATAEPNPGTDGIQKAVQLDVSAKNRKLFDLNGNLIKSGNVPAGVYIMRDGQGKSIRIRK
- a CDS encoding carbohydrate-binding protein, with protein sequence MNKKFLIGAAVVALGVSAASSQEIGTWAGFRTAAVSFTFDDGAPSQVSDAAPVFDKYGYKGTFNLVTGWNPNWSGFQGMADTGHEIASHSDSHGQNMSGEEASSKKNIEGKIKQKYGVVTVAYPNCNVPNASAVKSNYVVGRICNGSWQSVPDVMDKNGPSDWTKVPSLMTGSTGINTTDAYKNQMNSAIQKGGWVAFLTHGFEGKNNGSATYSPTNLDAMEGALKWAKENDSKVWVAPMGFVGMYIKERNAAKIAEKSSSGSSITYTLTHSIADNISKYDYPLSIRVKSSWSKVSATQGGKAIDASIKDGYIYFDAVPNGGDIVLSSDGAAVGPTPTSSSSNGGSTPASSASTSSPFKGAIAVPGTVEAENYDVNGYSHSQTDNDATGYRTDDAGIVKAGAGYAAGYTSAGDYYEYTIDVKTAGKYKVTVNGATGNAADGSVTIAVGSSTLDATIKANGDWNTYTEVEAGEITLAAGKQTLRLTIGNDNLNVDWIKLENGAAAPDGIHKAIRLDVSAQERQLFDMNGNLVKYETAPAGVYIMRNGQGKSMQVRIRK